CCTAGACGACTGGAGCCCGCATATGAGCCCGCGCGCGCAATGGAAAGGATATCTGAAATTCGGAGAGGTCAGCTGCGCCGTCGCCCTTTACACGGCGGTCTCGACCTCGGAGCGGATTTCCTTCCATACGCTGAACCGGGAAACCGGCAATCGTGTCAGGCGCGAATTCATCGATAGCCAGACCGAAAAACCGGTGCCGCGCGACGACCAGGTCAAGGGTTATGAACTCAACAAGGACGACTACATCGTGCTGGAACCCGAGGAGGTCGCCGCCGCCGTGCCGGAAAGCGACAAGGTTCTGCGCGTAAAGGCTTTTCTGGCGTGCTCTGATATTGACGACGTCTATTTTGACCGGCCCTACTATCTTGCCCCTTCCGCATCGGCCAGCGAAGAAGCCTTTGCGCTGATCCGCGAGGGCATGCGCAGGAAGAAAGTGGCCGCCATTGCCCGGGCGGTCCTCTTTCGCCGTCTGCGAACGCTCATGATCCGCCCACACGGCAAGGGGCTGATCGCCACTACCCTGAACTTCGACTATGAGGTTCGCTCGGCCAGGGACGCTTTCGAGGACGTGCCCGACATGAAGATCAAGGGTGAGATGCTCGATCTCGCCAAGCATATCATTGCCACGAAGGAAGGCAGCTTCGACGCCGGCGAATTCGACGATCGCTATGAAGCCGCACTGAAGGAGCTCGTCAAAGCCAAGATCGAAGGCAGGGCGATCCCGCAACGCAAGCATGCGAAGGTCGCCAAGGTTACCGATCTCATGGAGGCCTTGCGCCAAAGCGCCGGCGCGGAAGGCCGCGGCAAGGCAAGCCCGAAGCGCGCCCCGCAAAAATCCGGCTCGACCTCTCGCAAGACAGAGAAATCGCGATCCGCGTCCACGTCACGTTCGCAACGCAAGGCTGGCTGACGATGGTCTTGGAAACCTATAACCGTAAACGTGACTTCACGAGAACGACCGAGCCGAAAGGGCGCGCAGACAAGGGAAAGCGGAGAGCCTCAGGAGACAGCTTCGTCATCCAGAAACATGATGCGCGCCGCCTCCATTATGATTTCCGCCTTGAACTGGATGGCGTCTTGAAGAGCTGGGCCGTGACCAGGGGGCCGAGCCTCGTGCCGGGCGAAAAGCGGCTCGCCGTGCTGACCGAAGACCATCCACTGGAATACGGCGATTTCGAAGGCACCATCCCGAAAGGCGAATATGGCGGAGGCACCGTCCTCGTCTGGGACAAGGGCTCCTGGACGCCGCTTGGCGATCCTCATAGAGGTCTGAGCAAGGGACATCTCGAATTCGAGCTCCATGGAAAAAAGCTCGGTGGCCGCTGGCACCTGATCCGCATGGCGGGAAAGCTGCGCGAGAAGCGGGAAAACTGGCTGCTGATCAAGGGGGAGGACGATGCGGCCCGCCCGGAAGGGGCGCCCGACATTCTCGAAGAGCGGCCGGAATCGGCGAAAACGGGGCGCGTCATCGACGAAGTCGAGGGCGAAAAACCGGGCTGGTCCTCGAAGACCGGCAAGATCGATCGCAGGAAGAGCCGGACGAAAAATGGCGTCGCCGAGGAAAAGACGCGTAAAGCCGAGCCGGAAGCAGATGCGGAGGCTGTCGATCCATCCTCCCTGAAGGGCGCCAGGAAGGCCTCTTTGCCGGCCTTCATCGAGCCGGCCCTGGCAACGCTCGTGGCAAAGCCCCCCTCGGGCGCGCGCTGGCTTCACGAAATCAAATTCGACGGCTATCGGCTTGAGGTCCGCATGGAGGCCGGGCGCATCAAGCTGCTCACCCGCAGCGGGCTCGACTGGACCGGCAAGTTCGGCAAGGAAATTATCGCCGCCTTCAAGGACCTGCCTGTCGGCACGGCGATCATCGATGGCGAACTGGTCGTCGAGCCGGCTGCCGGCGCCTCGGACTTTTCAGCACTTCAGGCGGATCTCAGTGAGGGCCGCAGCGATCGCTTCATCTTCTATGCCTTCGATCTCCTCTATCTGGATGGCTACGATCTCGGCTCTTGTCCATTGGTCAGTCGCAAGGAATTACTGCAGAAGATCATCTCATCCGAGACCGGTATGCTTCGCTTCAGCAGCCATTTTGATGCAAATGGCGATCTGCTGCTGAGCCATGCCTGCCGGTTGAGCCTGGAAGGGATCGTCTCCAAGGTCGCCAACGATCCCTATCGCCCCGGCCGCGGAAAGAGCTGGGTCAAATCGAAATGTTCGTCGCGGCAGGAATTCGTCATCGGCGGCTGGGTTCCCTCCACGACATCGCGAAAGGCGATCGGCTCGCTGGTTCTCGGCGTCTATGACCGTGGCAAGCTCGAACATGTCGGTCGCGTCGGCACGGGCTATACACACATCGTTGCCGAGCAGCTTTTCAAAACACTCGACCGCCTGAAAGCGGAGAAGAATCCCTTTGCAACGAAGCTGACGGCGGAAGAAAATCGTGGCGTGCGCTTCGTGCGACCCGAACTGGTAGCCGAGGTCGAGTTCCGTGCCTGGACGGCCGATGGTCATCTGCGTCATGCCTCCTTCCGTGGCTTGAGAGAGGACAAGAAGCCGCTTGATATCGTTCGGGAAACACCGAAAACCGCCACGGTAACCTCAACCGAAAAACCGGCCCGCAGCAGCGTTTCCTTGACGCACGGCGACCGCCTCTACTGGCCGGACGAGGGCGTTACCAAGGCAGGACTTGCGGACTATTACACGGAGGTTTGGCGCTACATGGGTCCCTACGTCGTCGGCCGGCCGCTTGCGCTCGTGCGCTGCCCGAACGGCATTACCGGCCAGCACTTCTTCCAGAAGCACGCCTGGAAAGGCATGAACCGGAATATCGCCCTGGCGAAAGATCCGCAGGACGAAGAGCCCTATGTGAGTATCAACGACCTGAACGGGTTGATCGGCCTCGTGCAGGCGGCCGTTCTCGAAATCCATCCCTGGGGATCGATGGTCGGCAATTGGGAAAAGCCTGACATGATCATCATGGACCTCGATCCGGGGCCGGGCGTCGCCTGGACCGAGGTCATCGCCGCCGCGGAAGAAACGGGCGAGCGGCTGAAACAGGCCGGCTTGGTCCCCTTCATAAAGACATCGGGTGGCAAGGGGCTGCACATCGTCTGCCCGCTGGTCGCGAAGGCCGAATGGCCTGTGGTCAAGGCTTTCACAAAGGGTATCGCCGACGCGATGGCGGCTGACAGCCCCGGGCGCTATGTTTCGACCATCACGAAATCGAAACGACGCGGCAAGATCCTTATCGATTATCTCAGAAACCAGCGTGGCTCGACGGCGGTCGCCCCCTATTCGACCCGCGCTCGCCCAGGCGCCGCCGTCTCCATGCCGCTCTTGTGGGAGGAACTGAGCCCGGCTATCGGCCCGGACTACTTCACCGTGCCCAACGTAGCGACGCGGCTTGCCGCGCTTCGTTCCGATCCCTGGGCCGATTTCAGGGCCGCCGCAGAGCCCTTGCGTCAATCGCAAGCAAAAGGCAAACGTGGCTCATGATCAAGCCTGCTATCGCTTCCTGGCGCCCTTCTCCTGCGAAAGGCTCTTTCGAAGCGCATCCATGATGCTGATGACATTGCTCGGCGCGGCTTCCTCCTCCACCTTCGCCTTGGTGGGACGCTTCCGGCCCTTCTTCTTGGAGGCGATAATCTCGAGCAGCTTCTCCTGGACGGGATCCGAGACCATGCCGGGATCCCATGGCTTCGTCCGTTCCTCTATGAGCTCCTCGACCAACTGCATCAGCTTGGTGTCCATCGATTTCGATCCGATATCGCCGAAATAATCCCGATCGTCACGCACCTCGTCGCCAAAGCGCAAGGTCCAAAGCACGATCCCCTTGTCTCTCGGCTCCAGCATGACGGCGCGCTCGCGGCGATACATGACCAGCCGGGATATGCCGACCATGCGGCTCGCCGCCATCGCGTCGCGGATGACGCAGTAAGCCTCCTCGCCGACGGGATCATCCGGCGTCAGATAATGCGGGGTATCGAACCATATCCATTCGAGGCTGTCGCGCGGCACGAACATGTCGATATCGATCGTCCGCGTACTTTCCAGGGCGACCGCATCGAGCTCCTCGTCTTCGAGCATGACATAGTCATCCTCGCCACGCTCATAGCCCTTGACTTCATCGTCCTCATCCACCGCGTTGCCGGTGACGGAATCCACATATCGGCTGACGATGCGATTGCCTGTCTTCCTGTTGAGCGTATGGAAACGAACCTTCTCATTGTCGCTGGTTGCGGGCGCCATGGCGACAGGGCAGGTCACGAGCGACAGCTTGAGGTAGCCCTTCCAGAATGATCGCGGAGCCATGAATTTTTCCTCCGATACGAGAAGGAGGAACGGTCTTCGCCTTGCATGGTTCCGCTCGACCGGCTCATGGCTTCCGTCGCGGCTGAAAGGCAACTCGACCGGATAGGTAAGCTTGCCTATACTCCGATGCTCCGGATCGCTTCAAACCAGGGGCGATGGATTGGCGGGAACAGCAAATCATGGATCAGCTCAACAGCGCCGCCACGACGCTCTTTTCCAGCAGGGAACGCGGCTGGAAGGGACTGGAGGCGAACTTCCTGCATCTCCGGGCTGGCCGCACCCATGTGCCTGGATCGCAGACGCATCGGCTGGGCATTCACTTCGGGCGAGCCGTGAACGCATTTTGCCAATGCGATGGCCTGCAGCATCGCCGCCGACAGAAACACGGCGATATCGACATCGTTCCGGCGGAACTGGATGGCTGGTGGGAAGATGACCGCGACTGCACCATTCTGCGCCTGAATATTCACCCGGAACTCCTTCAGTCCGCCGCTCACGCGCTTGGCCGAAATCCCGGCACGCTTTCGCTGAAACCAAAATTCCAGCTTCGGGATGCCCGGCTGGAATCGATCGCCTGGGCGATCAAGACAGAGATCGAGGCAGCCGTACCGTCAGACCGGACCTATGCCGAGGCATTGGGGTTGGCTTTGGCAATTCGCCTTGTGGAAAGCGACGGGCAGGAAGCGACATACATTCCTGCGACGGGCGTGGCGTTGACGAGCAAGCAAAGGCGCCGCCTGGCGGAATTTATCGAAGAGCATATCGACAAATCGCTGTCTCTCGCCGATCTGGCGGAGGTTGCCGGGCTCAGCGTATCGCATCTGAAGCCGCTCTTTCGCGCCACATTCGGGATGCCGGTTCATCAATATGTCCTGGCAAGCCGGGTCGAGCGTGCAAGATTGCTCATCCTGTCCGGCAACATGTCCCTTGCCCAGGTCGCGGCGGCGACCGGCTTTGCCCATCAGAGTCACATGAGCCATTGGATGCGTCGCATTCTGGGTCTCACCCCCGGAATGATAAACCGAATGCATTCCTAAATCGCGTCGCGATCTCTCGGATTCGCTTCTGGCGCTTTAGGTCCTTGAATTTGTGCATGTCGTAGTCGCAAAACCGCTGCACACTTTTGCGTGACATGCTTTGGCGTCGATTGTCGTCCGAACCTGCAACTGACCGTCCAAACATGTGCGATCCGGTGAGCACAGACGGATAGGCTGCAGGGATATCGACAGGAGAAGACCCCATGCATGCAATTCTCGGTGCCGGCGGCAAGGTTGGCCGCACGACCATCGCCTCCCTACGCAAGGCCGACGTTCCGGTTCGCGCCATCTTGCGGGATCCCTCGAAAGCAAAGGAATTTTCCGAACTCGGCTGCGAAGTCGCCATGGCCGACGCGAGCGATCATAAGGCTTTGACCGCCGCGTTCGATGGGGCGAGTGCCGTTCAAGTCATCTGTCCAGTCGATGTTCGCGCGCAGCATCCCCGCTTAAGCATGATGCAACTGATCGAGTCAGTCGGTGTGGCCCTGGCCGCGGCCAAACCTCGAACCGTTCTCGCCATTTCCGACTATGGCGCACAACACAGTTCGGGAACCGGCGTCACCTTGATCTTTCACGCTTTGGAAATGCGTCTCCGAAAGCTGGATTCCAGGCTTATCCTTCTAAGATCGGCCGAGCACATGGAGAACTGGGCTCGTCTGGCAAAGGCCTCAGCCGAGAGCGGGCGGCTGCCGAGTTTCTACCATCCCTTGACCAAGGCTCTTCCGACGGTCTCAGCCTTCGACGTGGGCGCGGTCGCTGCCGATCTGCTTCTGGACAAGACAGACGCAATCGAGAGAATTGTCCATGTCGAAGGGCCACGGCGCTATACGCCGGAAGATGTCGCCGCTGCCATAGCGTCTTTGACGGGCCGCGACGTCATCGCTCGACCACTGCCCGAGGCCGACTGGCAGACAGCATTGCAACGAGCCGGCCTGTCCGAGGAATATGCGCAATTGCTCGTCGAACTCTATATCGCCCACAATGCCGGCCGAATAGACGCGGAAGGCGGTGTTGGCGAGATACGTCGAGGGGCGACCGAAATGATCGACGTGTTGCGGCGACTTCTCAAGAGCTGAGAGCGTATATCGCTGTCAATGCGAACCGCCGCCGCCGCCTTCCTTGAGATCGACATTGCTGAGGATCAATGCAAGCGGAATGGCGCAAAGCACGATCAGCATCAGCACATGGAACACATCGATATAGGCGAGATAGCTCGCCTGGGTCTGCACCTGCTGCCCGATCCAGGCGGTCGCCTGCGCCTTCGCGTCTGCCACCGTCGCCCCCTTCTCGGCAAAATAGCGCGACATGGTCTGCAGCGTCTCCTGGTAGGCCGGCGAGGATGGCACGACATGCTCCACAAGGCGGCTCTGATGCCATTGCTCGCGATGGGCCA
Above is a window of Rhizobium sp. CCGE531 DNA encoding:
- a CDS encoding Ku protein, coding for MSPRAQWKGYLKFGEVSCAVALYTAVSTSERISFHTLNRETGNRVRREFIDSQTEKPVPRDDQVKGYELNKDDYIVLEPEEVAAAVPESDKVLRVKAFLACSDIDDVYFDRPYYLAPSASASEEAFALIREGMRRKKVAAIARAVLFRRLRTLMIRPHGKGLIATTLNFDYEVRSARDAFEDVPDMKIKGEMLDLAKHIIATKEGSFDAGEFDDRYEAALKELVKAKIEGRAIPQRKHAKVAKVTDLMEALRQSAGAEGRGKASPKRAPQKSGSTSRKTEKSRSASTSRSQRKAG
- the ligD gene encoding DNA ligase D, producing MVLETYNRKRDFTRTTEPKGRADKGKRRASGDSFVIQKHDARRLHYDFRLELDGVLKSWAVTRGPSLVPGEKRLAVLTEDHPLEYGDFEGTIPKGEYGGGTVLVWDKGSWTPLGDPHRGLSKGHLEFELHGKKLGGRWHLIRMAGKLREKRENWLLIKGEDDAARPEGAPDILEERPESAKTGRVIDEVEGEKPGWSSKTGKIDRRKSRTKNGVAEEKTRKAEPEADAEAVDPSSLKGARKASLPAFIEPALATLVAKPPSGARWLHEIKFDGYRLEVRMEAGRIKLLTRSGLDWTGKFGKEIIAAFKDLPVGTAIIDGELVVEPAAGASDFSALQADLSEGRSDRFIFYAFDLLYLDGYDLGSCPLVSRKELLQKIISSETGMLRFSSHFDANGDLLLSHACRLSLEGIVSKVANDPYRPGRGKSWVKSKCSSRQEFVIGGWVPSTTSRKAIGSLVLGVYDRGKLEHVGRVGTGYTHIVAEQLFKTLDRLKAEKNPFATKLTAEENRGVRFVRPELVAEVEFRAWTADGHLRHASFRGLREDKKPLDIVRETPKTATVTSTEKPARSSVSLTHGDRLYWPDEGVTKAGLADYYTEVWRYMGPYVVGRPLALVRCPNGITGQHFFQKHAWKGMNRNIALAKDPQDEEPYVSINDLNGLIGLVQAAVLEIHPWGSMVGNWEKPDMIIMDLDPGPGVAWTEVIAAAEETGERLKQAGLVPFIKTSGGKGLHIVCPLVAKAEWPVVKAFTKGIADAMAADSPGRYVSTITKSKRRGKILIDYLRNQRGSTAVAPYSTRARPGAAVSMPLLWEELSPAIGPDYFTVPNVATRLAALRSDPWADFRAAAEPLRQSQAKGKRGS
- a CDS encoding Ku protein — translated: MAPRSFWKGYLKLSLVTCPVAMAPATSDNEKVRFHTLNRKTGNRIVSRYVDSVTGNAVDEDDEVKGYERGEDDYVMLEDEELDAVALESTRTIDIDMFVPRDSLEWIWFDTPHYLTPDDPVGEEAYCVIRDAMAASRMVGISRLVMYRRERAVMLEPRDKGIVLWTLRFGDEVRDDRDYFGDIGSKSMDTKLMQLVEELIEERTKPWDPGMVSDPVQEKLLEIIASKKKGRKRPTKAKVEEEAAPSNVISIMDALRKSLSQEKGARKR
- a CDS encoding AraC family transcriptional regulator, yielding MDQLNSAATTLFSSRERGWKGLEANFLHLRAGRTHVPGSQTHRLGIHFGRAVNAFCQCDGLQHRRRQKHGDIDIVPAELDGWWEDDRDCTILRLNIHPELLQSAAHALGRNPGTLSLKPKFQLRDARLESIAWAIKTEIEAAVPSDRTYAEALGLALAIRLVESDGQEATYIPATGVALTSKQRRRLAEFIEEHIDKSLSLADLAEVAGLSVSHLKPLFRATFGMPVHQYVLASRVERARLLILSGNMSLAQVAAATGFAHQSHMSHWMRRILGLTPGMINRMHS
- a CDS encoding NAD(P)H-binding protein — encoded protein: MHAILGAGGKVGRTTIASLRKADVPVRAILRDPSKAKEFSELGCEVAMADASDHKALTAAFDGASAVQVICPVDVRAQHPRLSMMQLIESVGVALAAAKPRTVLAISDYGAQHSSGTGVTLIFHALEMRLRKLDSRLILLRSAEHMENWARLAKASAESGRLPSFYHPLTKALPTVSAFDVGAVAADLLLDKTDAIERIVHVEGPRRYTPEDVAAAIASLTGRDVIARPLPEADWQTALQRAGLSEEYAQLLVELYIAHNAGRIDAEGGVGEIRRGATEMIDVLRRLLKS